From the Calditrichota bacterium genome, the window GTGTTTGTGCGTACGTTTGAAGAAACAAACCTGCAGAGTAATCTGGACAGTTTTCAAACGGAAATTCTTCGTTCTCCCGGAAAATACCGATTGGTTTTCATGGTGGAAGATGCGCATGTGAAAAAACCGTTTTACAAGGAAATCCCGATTACGATTAAGGATTTCAAAACCCTGCCTCTTGGCATCAGTTCCATTATTCTTCAGGATTCCCTTTTGCATACCGAGGAAAAGGGCGTTTCCTTTCAACCCAATGTGTCGAATATTTTTGCGAGAAATTTTTATGCCGTTTTTGAGGTGATCAAAAATGTGCCCGGAAGCCGGATTATTTTGTTCCAAATCCGGAATCGGGAGAATAAGAAGATTTTTCAGCGAGACACACTTCGTGTGTCCGGGGAAAAAAGATTGTTCCGTTTTGCACCCTTGGTTCGGGTCGATTCCCTGAAGTCGGGGTCGTACTGGGTGGAGGCCCTTGTCCCCGGAGAACGAAAGAAACGAACGGAGCGAACGGCTTTTGAGGTTTGGAAAGCCATGGAATTTGATAGTGAAGGGGAGCTTGATACGGCCATTGAAACGCTGGTGTACATTGCCCCTCCGGACGTATTTAGCCGGATGAAACAGGCAAAATCCTTTTCAGAGAAGAAGAAGCTTTTTGAGCGATTCTGGAAAGGGGTGGATCCCACACCGGGTACAGAAATGAATGAATTGCAGCGGGAATATTATCGGCGGGTAACTTACGCAAATCGGCACTTCGAGGTGCTGAGCCAGCAGGGCTGGCGTTCCGACCGCGGCAGGATTTACATCCTGTACGGCCCGCCGGATTCCGTGGAGCATCAAGTGGACAACCAATCTCGTGATTATGAGATCTGGAGATACAATCAATTAAAACGGAAATTTGTTTTTTTCGATCAATCGGGAAACGGAAATTACCGGCTCATTGAAAAAAGATAGCTGTCGATAGAAAGGAAGGGATGGCCATGGATGATGAAAAACTCAAACATTTCACGAAAAAGCTTTTGGCTGAATATGACCGCATTCGAAATGAACTGGGTGAAATGGAATCTCAAATGGCGGAGCTCAATTCTCCCTCGGTGGCAGAATATGAAGAGAAATCGACCTTGGAAGAGCAAAAGGAATATCTGACCGGTTTTTTGAACCACGATGCCGAGGAGTTAAGGGAAATACAAGTGGCTCTTCAGAAAATTCTGAATGGCACGTATGGAATTTGCGAGAGCTGTGGTCAGCCAATTGAAGAAAGCCGTCTGGAAGCCATTCCAACGTGCCGGTATTGTAAGGCATGCACTGAAAAAATGGAAAAGGAACAGGCTGCGTCCTGAACTCTGAACGGAATAGCTTCAGGGCTGTGTGCGTCTGAACAGTCTGAGCGGCGCAAAACC encodes:
- a CDS encoding GWxTD domain-containing protein, with the translated sequence MVKKLQKQMGTVLCFFLLFSTAHAEFTHKKNPARVDYYFQIANFPSADLNQSQCAISITVPYDELIFVRVDSGFQASYSFSIYLFDQKKKDILFKKQWDRTVFVRTFEETNLQSNLDSFQTEILRSPGKYRLVFMVEDAHVKKPFYKEIPITIKDFKTLPLGISSIILQDSLLHTEEKGVSFQPNVSNIFARNFYAVFEVIKNVPGSRIILFQIRNRENKKIFQRDTLRVSGEKRLFRFAPLVRVDSLKSGSYWVEALVPGERKKRTERTAFEVWKAMEFDSEGELDTAIETLVYIAPPDVFSRMKQAKSFSEKKKLFERFWKGVDPTPGTEMNELQREYYRRVTYANRHFEVLSQQGWRSDRGRIYILYGPPDSVEHQVDNQSRDYEIWRYNQLKRKFVFFDQSGNGNYRLIEKR